One genomic segment of Myxococcales bacterium includes these proteins:
- a CDS encoding metallophosphoesterase, with product MDAGDVGSVAVLSDLHLGAFGFVGRGASVLDVQDGRDPMAPGGPFERFLRAQVGRHDAVILLGDILELALATYDQTSPRAARMVSLLREHCTDTVYFVPGNHDHYAWTLVQDASAVTKRFPHFTANYFPTQQIGQYSDTFLRTIGIDHVVYPTLAWRPPRGDAHSYLFHHGHFCSETYTLVSSFYRDLFDGQVTHLAQLEGLNAGWLNLIWYHLGQAGIGVGANGLVERVYEELRATGTSPAVERAVERLYRLKLAAPVRAALRRFADEAWWLTTGAADWLASRIDAVMPQWLTKAVLAYAEHEDRSGGRGASVDRGRALDATLVAHADELVKMVAATEPRLVPGATTLVFGHTHVQGQAASATARYLNTGGWVTSPSGGWPDAYVLSIDAAATPRFVHYDGGRV from the coding sequence GTGGATGCCGGAGACGTCGGGTCGGTCGCGGTCCTGTCGGATCTGCACCTGGGCGCGTTCGGCTTCGTGGGCCGCGGCGCCAGCGTGCTCGATGTCCAGGACGGGCGCGATCCGATGGCGCCGGGCGGACCGTTCGAGCGGTTCCTGCGCGCGCAGGTCGGGCGCCACGACGCGGTCATCTTGCTCGGCGACATCCTGGAGCTGGCGCTGGCCACCTACGATCAGACGTCCCCGCGCGCGGCCCGCATGGTGTCGCTCTTGCGCGAGCACTGCACCGACACGGTCTACTTCGTGCCGGGCAACCACGACCACTACGCGTGGACGCTCGTCCAGGACGCTAGCGCGGTGACCAAGCGCTTCCCGCACTTCACGGCGAACTACTTCCCGACGCAGCAGATCGGCCAGTACAGCGACACGTTCCTGCGCACGATCGGGATCGACCACGTCGTCTATCCGACCTTGGCCTGGCGCCCGCCGCGCGGCGACGCGCACAGCTACCTGTTCCACCACGGGCACTTCTGCTCCGAGACCTACACGCTGGTCTCGAGCTTCTACCGCGATCTGTTCGACGGTCAGGTCACGCACCTCGCGCAGCTCGAGGGCCTGAACGCCGGCTGGCTCAACCTGATCTGGTACCACCTGGGCCAGGCCGGCATCGGCGTCGGCGCCAACGGGCTGGTCGAGCGCGTCTACGAGGAGCTGCGCGCGACCGGGACGTCCCCGGCCGTCGAGCGCGCGGTCGAGCGCTTGTATCGCCTCAAGCTGGCGGCGCCGGTCCGCGCGGCGCTGCGGCGCTTCGCTGACGAGGCGTGGTGGCTGACGACCGGCGCGGCCGACTGGCTGGCGAGCCGCATCGACGCGGTCATGCCGCAGTGGCTGACCAAGGCGGTGCTGGCCTACGCCGAGCACGAGGACCGCAGCGGCGGGCGCGGCGCCTCGGTCGACCGCGGGCGCGCGCTCGACGCCACGCTCGTCGCTCACGCCGACGAGCTGGTCAAGATGGTCGCCGCGACAGAGCCCCGGCTGGTGCCGGGCGCGACGACGCTGGTGTTCGGCCACACCCACGTGCAGGGCCAGGCCGCGAGCGCCACCGCGCGCTACCTCAACACCGGCGGCTGGGTGACCAGCCCCAGCGGCGGCTGGCCCGACGCGTACGTGCTGTCCATCGACGCGGCGGCGACGCCGCGATTTGTCCACTACGACGGAGGGAGGGTCTGA